In Pseudomonas poae, a single genomic region encodes these proteins:
- a CDS encoding NADP-dependent oxidoreductase, with protein sequence MKAIRIEQFGGPEVMRVCDVEVPEPLAGEVLVKNFFVGINPVDYKIREGQYPEVKQDKLPLTLGREVAGLVEKVGQGVSDFKKGDRVFAMIGADGGYAEYSRVPAVHLARIPQSLNWQVAAGVPLAGHTAWQALVEHGQIEQGQKVLIHGGTGGVGHFAVQFAKVKGAEVYATASTDSLPFLRELGADRAIDYKTERFEDICKEFDLVIDLIGGDTQARSWQVLGEGGRLVSTLTMPDASHPQAAGKTGARFTAAPRGEELTEIAGLIEAGNVQVYLAKVFELEAAVQALDYLANEHVHGKVVLHISD encoded by the coding sequence ATGAAAGCAATCAGGATTGAGCAGTTTGGCGGCCCCGAGGTCATGCGCGTTTGTGACGTCGAGGTGCCGGAGCCTCTGGCAGGCGAGGTGCTGGTCAAGAATTTTTTCGTGGGTATCAACCCTGTGGACTATAAGATTCGTGAAGGCCAATACCCGGAGGTCAAGCAGGACAAGCTCCCGCTGACCCTCGGCCGTGAAGTCGCCGGCCTGGTAGAAAAAGTCGGGCAGGGCGTCAGCGATTTCAAGAAGGGCGATCGGGTGTTTGCGATGATTGGCGCCGACGGTGGCTATGCCGAGTATTCGCGGGTACCGGCGGTGCATTTGGCGCGTATTCCCCAGTCACTGAATTGGCAAGTTGCGGCCGGTGTTCCGCTGGCGGGCCATACCGCTTGGCAGGCCCTGGTGGAGCACGGACAGATCGAGCAGGGGCAGAAGGTGCTGATCCATGGCGGGACCGGCGGGGTGGGCCACTTTGCCGTGCAGTTTGCCAAGGTCAAGGGTGCCGAGGTATACGCCACCGCGTCGACGGACAGCCTGCCGTTCTTGCGCGAGTTGGGGGCAGACCGCGCGATCGACTACAAGACCGAGCGTTTTGAGGACATTTGCAAGGAGTTTGACCTGGTGATTGATTTGATCGGCGGCGACACGCAGGCCCGTTCCTGGCAAGTGCTGGGCGAGGGGGGCCGGCTGGTGTCGACCCTGACGATGCCCGACGCCAGCCATCCGCAGGCAGCCGGCAAGACCGGCGCACGGTTTACCGCGGCGCCACGTGGCGAGGAGCTGACAGAGATCGCCGGCTTGATCGAGGCCGGCAATGTGCAGGTCTACCTCGCCAAGGTATTCGAGTTGGAGGCTGCGGTACAGGCGCTGGATTATCTGGCCAATGAGCATGTGCACGGGAAGGTCGTGCTGCATATCAGTGATTGA